Proteins found in one Hyalangium minutum genomic segment:
- a CDS encoding 2-hydroxychromene-2-carboxylate isomerase: protein MAKTLEFFFDYASPYSYLASEQLEAIVQRTGVEVRWRPFLLGAVFKATGNVPPITTPSKGVYLAMDLDDWAGYLGLPKFRLPDEFPINSLKANRLGLVAAEQGLIVPFSLAVFRAAFVHGRDLNNLEVLTGLVREVGMDPEKALARLENQEIKDALRRNTDEAVARGAFGAPTFFVGERMFFGNDRLMFVERALKAV, encoded by the coding sequence ATGGCCAAGACACTCGAGTTCTTTTTCGACTATGCCAGCCCTTATTCCTACCTGGCTTCGGAGCAGCTGGAAGCCATCGTGCAACGTACCGGAGTGGAGGTCCGCTGGCGCCCCTTTCTACTAGGGGCCGTCTTCAAGGCCACGGGGAACGTGCCACCCATCACCACCCCGAGCAAGGGGGTGTATCTGGCCATGGATCTCGATGATTGGGCCGGCTACCTGGGCCTGCCGAAGTTCCGGCTGCCGGACGAGTTCCCCATCAACTCGCTCAAGGCCAACCGGCTCGGGCTGGTGGCGGCGGAGCAGGGCCTCATCGTCCCGTTCTCTCTTGCGGTGTTCCGCGCGGCCTTCGTTCACGGCCGGGACTTGAACAACCTGGAGGTGCTCACGGGGCTTGTCCGCGAGGTGGGCATGGATCCGGAGAAGGCGCTGGCGCGGCTGGAGAACCAGGAGATCAAAGACGCGCTGCGCCGCAACACGGACGAGGCTGTCGCCCGGGGGGCCTTCGGGGCTCCCACCTTCTTCGTGGGAGAGCGCATGTTCTTCGGCAATGATCGGCTGATGTTCGTCGAGCGGGCGCTGAAAGCAGTCTGA
- a CDS encoding thiamine pyrophosphate-binding protein, giving the protein MASLTGGQLVARMLKKEGVRHIFTLSGLHVAPIYAGCVEEGIHVIDTRHEQAAAHAADAYARVTRGVGVAVVTAGPGVTDALTGVANAYAASSPMILLGGAAPIFNQSRGSLQEMEQVDLFHRISKWSDRVPTPELVPSYMAKAFRVAATGRPGPVFLELAWDVLSNGADEETLNMPRQYRTDARQPPDPRKVDAAMALLQAAERPAVIAGSSIYWDGAWDALRRFCETAQVPVFLNGAGRGCLPAGHPLFFQHTRKEALTGADVVFVIGTPFDFRLNYGSEPTFSSETKIVQVDIDPVEIGRNRAVEVGIIADSFSALEAFAAAAPRVKRDTFISGLRAKEDKRLKDLEQWTQDDSVPIHHYRLAKEMSDVANAAGQDPVFIADGGNWVAMAAKVIELRKPGRWLDPGPLGCLGVGAPFAIASKVLHPERTHWIIQGDGSFGLNGMDFETAVRFKLPMVCVVGNDAAWGQIRLPQVGMFGEDKSPATLLAPTRYDKVVEALGGHGEHVTEPSQIRPALERAVASGTVACVNVMLDPEAPMKAGAMGYAV; this is encoded by the coding sequence ATGGCTTCGCTGACTGGAGGGCAGCTCGTTGCACGGATGCTGAAGAAGGAGGGGGTCCGGCACATCTTCACACTGTCGGGCCTGCACGTGGCCCCCATCTACGCCGGGTGCGTGGAGGAGGGCATCCACGTCATCGACACGCGCCACGAGCAGGCCGCCGCGCACGCCGCGGACGCGTACGCCCGGGTGACCCGCGGGGTGGGGGTGGCGGTGGTGACGGCGGGGCCGGGCGTGACGGACGCGCTCACGGGCGTGGCTAACGCCTACGCGGCCAGCTCGCCAATGATCCTCCTGGGCGGCGCGGCCCCCATCTTCAACCAGAGCCGTGGCTCGCTGCAGGAGATGGAGCAGGTGGATCTGTTTCATCGCATCTCCAAGTGGTCGGATCGCGTCCCCACGCCGGAGCTGGTGCCTTCGTACATGGCCAAGGCGTTTCGCGTGGCGGCCACGGGCCGCCCCGGGCCCGTCTTCCTCGAGCTGGCGTGGGACGTGCTCTCCAACGGCGCGGACGAGGAGACGCTGAACATGCCGCGCCAGTACCGCACGGATGCGCGCCAGCCGCCGGATCCGCGCAAGGTGGACGCCGCCATGGCGCTGCTCCAGGCCGCCGAGCGCCCCGCCGTTATCGCCGGCTCCTCCATTTATTGGGACGGGGCCTGGGATGCGCTGCGCCGCTTCTGCGAGACGGCGCAGGTGCCCGTGTTCCTCAATGGCGCGGGCCGAGGCTGCCTCCCCGCCGGCCACCCGCTCTTCTTCCAGCACACGCGCAAGGAGGCCCTCACCGGCGCGGACGTGGTGTTCGTCATCGGCACGCCGTTCGACTTCCGCCTCAACTACGGCTCCGAGCCCACCTTCAGCTCGGAGACGAAGATCGTCCAGGTGGACATTGATCCCGTGGAGATCGGCCGCAACCGCGCGGTGGAGGTGGGCATCATCGCCGACAGCTTCAGCGCGCTCGAGGCCTTCGCGGCCGCGGCGCCCCGCGTGAAGCGCGACACGTTCATCTCCGGCTTGCGCGCCAAGGAGGACAAGCGGCTGAAGGACCTGGAGCAGTGGACCCAGGACGACAGCGTCCCCATCCACCACTACCGGCTCGCCAAGGAGATGTCCGACGTGGCGAACGCGGCGGGCCAGGATCCGGTGTTCATCGCGGACGGTGGCAACTGGGTGGCCATGGCCGCCAAGGTCATCGAGCTGCGCAAGCCGGGCCGCTGGCTGGATCCCGGGCCGCTCGGGTGTCTGGGCGTGGGCGCGCCGTTCGCCATTGCCTCCAAGGTGCTGCACCCCGAGCGCACCCACTGGATCATCCAGGGCGATGGCTCGTTCGGCCTCAACGGCATGGACTTCGAGACGGCTGTGCGCTTCAAGCTGCCCATGGTCTGCGTGGTGGGCAATGACGCGGCCTGGGGGCAGATCCGCCTGCCGCAGGTGGGCATGTTCGGCGAGGACAAGTCTCCCGCCACGCTGCTGGCACCCACTCGCTACGACAAGGTGGTGGAGGCGCTCGGCGGCCACGGCGAGCACGTCACCGAGCCCTCGCAGATCCGCCCCGCACTGGAGCGCGCCGTGGCCAGCGGCACGGTGGCCTGCGTGAACGTCATGCTCGATCCCGAGGCGCCCATGAAGGCGGGTGCGATGGGGTACGCCGTGTAG
- a CDS encoding Bax inhibitor-1/YccA family protein, with amino-acid sequence MGWETNGWQTTSSEEVNATLVQESRRAFMSRVYGWMFAGLWITGVMALYTVSNRALLEFTFQWRIPLLLAELGLVFVLSLAAARLPGALAGALFVGYAALTGMTLSIYFLIYTEGSIGQAFLMTGGTFGAMSLYGTFTKKDLSGWGAFLFMGLVGIIIASVVNIFMGSDMMGFVTACACVVVFAGLTAYDTQKLREMHAATGYSSAATVSIVGALTLYLDFINLFLALLRLFGRRR; translated from the coding sequence ATGGGTTGGGAAACCAATGGATGGCAGACGACCTCCAGCGAGGAGGTGAACGCCACCCTCGTGCAGGAGTCTCGGCGCGCGTTCATGTCGCGCGTGTATGGCTGGATGTTCGCCGGCCTGTGGATCACCGGTGTGATGGCGCTCTACACGGTGAGCAACCGGGCGCTGCTCGAGTTCACGTTCCAGTGGCGCATCCCGCTGCTGCTGGCGGAGCTGGGCCTGGTGTTCGTGCTCTCGCTGGCGGCGGCGCGGCTGCCGGGCGCATTGGCCGGCGCGCTGTTCGTGGGCTACGCGGCGCTCACAGGCATGACGCTGTCCATCTACTTCCTGATCTACACGGAGGGCTCCATCGGTCAGGCGTTCCTGATGACGGGCGGTACCTTCGGCGCGATGAGCCTCTACGGCACCTTCACGAAGAAAGACCTGAGCGGCTGGGGCGCGTTCCTCTTCATGGGCTTGGTGGGCATCATCATCGCCAGCGTGGTGAACATCTTCATGGGCAGCGACATGATGGGCTTCGTCACCGCCTGCGCCTGCGTCGTGGTGTTCGCGGGTCTGACGGCCTATGACACCCAGAAGCTGCGCGAGATGCACGCGGCCACGGGCTACAGCAGCGCCGCGACTGTCAGCATCGTCGGCGCGCTCACGCTGTACCTGGACTTCATCAACCTCTTCCTGGCGCTGCTGCGGCTGTTCGGTCGCCGTCGCTAG